The following are from one region of the Limnohabitans sp. TEGF004 genome:
- a CDS encoding AbrB/MazE/SpoVT family DNA-binding domain-containing protein → MTTATLTSKGQITIPADVRHDLKVDAGDRVEFMQIAPGRYEFVAATQNVTSLKGMFGKPTKSVSIDDMNRAIASRGAAAR, encoded by the coding sequence ATGACAACAGCCACCCTCACTAGCAAGGGTCAAATCACCATTCCCGCAGATGTGCGACATGACCTGAAGGTCGATGCAGGTGATCGCGTCGAATTCATGCAGATTGCACCGGGGCGTTACGAGTTCGTTGCGGCCACACAGAACGTCACCTCACTTAAAGGCATGTTCGGTAAGCCGACGAAATCGGTTTCGATTGATGACATGAACAGAGCTATTGCCAGCCGTGGAGCGGCGGCACGATGA